CTCTCAAATCCCTCCCTCTGAAAACAATTTTGTTTTCTAAGTTGAGTTAAACTCCTAATTATAGGATTCTCTTTCATGGAGTACTGAAGTATTTCTACTGCTTTTTACAGGTTACATTAACTTACAAATTATACAAGGAGATCCAAACTAATCTTGGCGCTCAAGACTCCTTGAATTTTCATATTTGTCCAAAGTGGATGTCCAAGAACAAAAGGAAGACCTTACAATTAGGTAGATAACCTAtggaggatttatgagaaaacatCACACCATTTGTGAAGGCCTGAAGAAGGTTTAATCTGTATTCATGGAGGGAGGTTACCCACTGATGTAATCACAATTTATCAACAGGTTTGGGCTGACTGgatccataaaacaaaacaaactgtcAAGTGGTGCATCATATGCCTTCCATTTTTCTAGCTCATGTACCAGATTAACACAAGAGCCTTGGTCAAATGTGTCACTAAAAGAGAGGTACCTATAAAATTCCCCTGAATGAACCCAAATGAACTCCATTCAAAAAGGATACTAGGTCAAACTGCACAATGTGTTGTTCTTCATGAAGTCATGATGGCCCTATGAAATCACTGCTTCCTTTTTCAGATGTCCATCAACCACAATTTATTCttgaattttgccaggaattgaaGTCAAAATTATTGGACCAACAGTTTGGAGATTTGACTCTattccccctctttttatttttagaacagGAATATTTGCTGTTTTCCAGTTATGCCACATCTCTCACTTCCAACAGTTTTTCCAAACTCACAGATAATCTTATCTCCCTTTTAGGATTCAAGGATGGAGTTCAGCTGAGCCAGGTGACTTGCACTCATCAAGGACTGTTAGCATATCTGCCAATTCGTATTGCTGTCTGACTAATAGAGATTTGGAAATGAGGACACATTTGCCAGACAGGGAGACAGTttctaataatttccttaatcaaagAGGGCTCTAGGTGAGGAAATAAGATTTGGGTTGTGTTAATTCTTCCTGACACTAGGGTATACTCATAATTCACCACAGAAAAATTGTAGAAGATCTTTTGAGGGGATATAGGTTTCATTGTAACTAAATGGCATTTTTTCCTGAGTACAGAGGGTTGCAAGATATTGTTGGTACATTCTGGAAAACAGAATACAGGTTTCTTAGGGAATAACTATCagcaaaataataacaatattaactCTGCCTGCTGCAGCAATTCGTTACCCATATGGCAACTCTGACACTCTGCTTGAAGAGGTCCTTAGTGTGTGCTGATGACCTGAGGTTCTTTGGAATTAGGTTTAGATATGAAGATGACTGATGCATTTGTGTGATAGAAAGGGGAGGATGAATATAGATAGCTGGCTGGACAGAAGACTTAAAAATCAATGTCAGCATACTTGCTGTGTCCCAGAGAGTTCACAGATGTGTATGGAACTGAAAAAGATCAGGAAATactaaaataatgataatattgcccccaatcaaatgtaaaatatttatagagttaAGAGAATTAAGCACTGGAACCATCTATAATAATAAGAATTCCCTGAGTGTCAGGGAAAATAAACTGGACTTCAAGTCAGGAAATCTAGGTCCGAGTCCTAATTTCCCAATGAAATGGCTATGTAACTGTGGGCAAATCATAAATTCCTTGGGCTTCAActtctctctgtaaaatgggtataataatatttgcactacctacattatttattgttatgaagaaaatactttttaaacctgaaagtgctatataaatgtgagttatatTTTACAGCCCTCCCCCTGCCCTGACACACTTCACTTTAGCAACGTccttccaaaaaaacaaaaacaaaccaacaacaaaaaaataccaGGACTGAGTACAACACCCTAGAATTAACCTGACCagcaccaaaaaagaaaaaaaaatcagagtctTGGTGTTCAttatcagagatcatctaatctaccCAAATAGAAATCCTTTCTACATTATCTTTGGTAATTGGCTAGCTGGTGTTCctttgaagacctctagtgatgAACTCTTGCAGCATTCCATTACCCTTTAGTTTATTCTGTTTATCAGGAAGTTCTTCTTTGCATCCAGCAGAAATCTGCCTTTTTGTAACTTTTACTCATTGTTCtttgttctgccctctggggccaaatagaACAGAGTTCATTTTTCTGCTCCCTGAGACCTTTCAGATACTGGACAGTACTCTGCTTTGGGACTACTGTGGGAGTAATATCACTCACCCCACCTCTTTTCCTACTATACTTCTATTAATTCAATTTAAGATTAACTTGTCTCATAGGAAAGTTAGTCAATGCCGAGATAAGTCAAGCATTAGGAAATGGGAACTGACCATGAAAATCTCATACCAGGCTCAGGAGAAATGTACTTTTTATAGTGGAAGGAAATTGTGGAGACCAACTACATGATGGGATAGAAAACAGGGCCCTGGAGTTTCTTGTATTAAGCCAAATTAAGTCAGTTATTGACTTTACTTTGTGTTATTTTGCCCCAAATCAATATCATATAAGacatataaatctttttttttaaaccctcaccttctgtcttggaatcaatactgtgtattgattctaaggcagaagagtggtaagggctaggcaatgggggtcaagtgacttgcccagggtcacccacctgggaagtgtctgaggtcagatttgaatctaggacctccagtctctaggcctggctctcaatccactgagccactcagctgccccaagaCATATAAATCTTAAATGATaagttttacatttaaatttgacCTGAGTAGCTGTCAGAATAAAACTAAAGGGGAAAGCAGGGTGTGGGCTAGACATTTAGTTTCAAAAATAGGTGCTTACTATATTGTAGAAGTTTCTTGATCATGGAAAGGCCCTCTGAACTATTATGacaatagaagtgataatgaggAAACACCTCACTTACAAAAGCAGCAAAATGATGAGTTTTAGCATGGCTGTCACTAGGCCATGAACTTGTGAGCtttagaataagaaatagaaatagactCTCTGTGAGTATCAAACCTTGGGTGTTCTCTTGGACATCAGGGCCTCTTTGGAAAATGTGATGTTATAATCTACCTAAATATATGTCCGTCGTGAACAGGTACATAAAGAACTTCATTCTCTACAAGAATTAAATCCATCCTTTTAAATTAACTGGTCCCTTGATTAGTGGCAGTATCTTTCTCAGAAGGCAGATCATATTTAGTGAGCTGATGTATTGCAaatttaatggaaagaaaaagaagggcatGCTTTGCGGTGAATAGTGCTTCAGTCTAATTACTATTCAGAGGGCATCAGATGAATGGCAATGCCCAAGGCACAGCTAGTGATACTGAGCATCTCTTCATTCAATTCAACATGAAACCATTACATACACAAATACAAACAGATATGCAAAGTTTTCCTACAGATCCAAATTAAAGCAAGGCCAAAGGGGTACAGTAGAAGGATCAATTTTAACGAATATTGACTAAGTACCTGCTGTGTAGAAAACACTATACTAGATTTTGAGGGAGATAGAAGGTTTAGGAAGTTTAGtatgttttataatatattagtatataCTACATTTTGCCCTTATGGAACTAACTGTATAATGGGGGGAAACATCCATAGATCACTGCAGTATACAGTATTTCAACACTTTTTcaaggatctgtaatttcatcaatATGGGCTGAGAGCAAATCATAATAGTCTATGACTTAGGAGATATTCAAGAAATGTTGGGGTTGAAAAATTCGTCACTCTATAGTCATGCTAGCGATGAGCCTCTTTGAACTTTGGATAAGGACACCCATTTCCCTCTAAGCTCTTTCTTAAAGGTTTTCCACCTTAAAAGGACACTCTAGAACTTGCCTTCTGTTGCCATATTTTGAGAACCCACCTTAACCCCACCCTGCCCCCCATGAAATGGTAACAGAGGACATGAAAAGAAGATCACAATGCACAATAAGATATCAAGAGTGCCTAGGGGCAGTTAGGGGGCTCagttggatagagagccaggcctagagatgggaggtactgggttcaaatatgaccacagacatttcctggctacGTGACCCTGTCACTTAATATCAATTGCTcagtctttactactcttctaccttggaacccattcttagtattgattctaaggcaaaaggtaaaaggtttttttaagtgtttgagaggaagctaggtggcttggtggacagagagccaggtctcaAGATAGGAAGTCTtagaatcaaatctggcctcagacgctttctagctgtgtgaccctgggcaagtcaactaaccccaattacctagactttactgctcttctgccttggaaccaatacttgtatcttttctaagacagaaggtaaggattttttttctttaagaagtgCCTTGGAGAGCTACAAATGCAAGTGTGATGATTTGGTTAGCTATGGTCTACCATGAAAAGAAGGGAGGTAAAGTGAATACTATCAGAATATTGGCCATCATTTAACACATTCACTGCAGCAGGAAgccataaaatatttcttctttcttgtctGCTATAAATTCAAATTGCTCATGATCTCTACTACAAAGTATGTGGTGTATTCtcaagtaatcaaaactattaataaaaataacagagaacattTAAAATTCATGTATATCACTACCCTGGTAAGAattggctatttaaaaaaaacctaagatGCCTTCTGGGTTTTTCCTCAATAGAAGGTCATCAGGGAAgtgttggctttttaaaaattctttcactatttttgtGTTTAGCTACTTCATGTAAAATGAACCCAGGAAAAGACATTTCAATTATTTCAACATAAGcaaatacaaaggaagacaaTCCAGAAGAAAGCCCAAATTAGAGGAATCAACGTTGACTGTCAGCTTAGTTGCTTCAAGAATCTTACTAATTAAAATAGAAGAGAGTGTTTGGAGGAAGCAGTGATTCCAATGTATTGACTAATTATTGTATTTAAGGACAGAAATGAGGCTAGACCACAGGAAATAGTAGTTATGCTTAGAATTTAAAACacataaaaaaaacatttcttagtAAGATTTAAGTAGAGAAGTTGGTGATTTGACTTTTAAATGAAACTTTTCCAAAGTTGCTTCTGAATCTTTGTAGAGATGAAATGGTTGGTGTGAGTAGTAGAAAAGATGataaaacatcataaaatatgtttatcacaataaaaaaataaaaccttccaCAATTACCCAGAACACTTAGGACCTACACAAGgacaaatataaaacattatgAACGTTTTTGGCCTTGACTCTCTCTCCATTTCAGTCTACCGTATACACACAGCTACCAAAGTCATTTGCTTTAAACTCACATCTGACCATATCATTCCCCATTTAATCAACTCTAGTGGCTACGTTTTGCTTCATTGATAACAATATAAACTCTTCTGGCTGGAATTTAAAGTCCTTCAACACCTAGCTCCAACTATCTTCTCTAGCCTCATTACATATCCACTCTTCTTTCTACACTCTATTAtgcagccaaactggccttcccTTTGTGCTTTACCCATGACACTCCATTTCCAATCTCTCTGCTTTTGCACTGGTTGTCTTTTATACTTAGAATGCAACCCCTACTTCTTACTGCTTTTTGGTAGacctcttccttcaagatttagctcaGCATGATCATACATGaggcttttcctgattcttccaaTTGCTAGTGCCCTAAATaaccttgaatttattttgtctacttatatatgtacatgttgtcaCTCCTGAAGAgaagaatgtttcatttttgtccttatatcCTAAGATCTAgtacagtacctagcacatagtaggcatttaaatatttagtaattgAAGCCCTAAATGACTGGAGGGAGAATTAGTATTTGTGAGtagatcaaaataaaataataaaaatggcactAGTCACCAAATTAAGCTATATTCTTAATGAAATGCCCATAAAATACCAAGGTATTTCTTTATATGACTGAATAATcatatttatatggaaaaataaggatcaagaatatcattgggtggggcagctgggtggctcagtggattgagagacaagcctagagatgagaggtcctagattaaaatctggtctcagacactttctagctatatgacttaacccccattgcctagccattaccactcttttgcctttgaaccaatacacagtattgattctaagacagaaggtaagagttaaaaaaaaaaaagaatatcaacagGCATCTAAAAAACCCAGGCCAATGGTGTTTTTATACTTAGTCTTTAAATCACTCTACAAAGGGGCTATCTACCTAGtagtgaattatttttaaaaagagggaaaaaaaagcaatggaatataataaataagatgagACATCTAACTAATACATGCAAAAgattagtgtttaataaatcaaAGGAAACTAAAAGCTGGGAttcctaattttataaatgtttttgggGAAATTGGCAGTTGGGTGTAAAGAAATATGTTTCAAAAAAGCTAGcacaaaattttaataattactggAAAATGCTTAAACTTTCAAATAATTAAAGGGGAtgcaaatttcaaaaaaaaaacccacctttgAAGTAGTACCTCACACCTATGAAACTGGTAAAAATGGTTAATTCTAAGTTATCATCAAAAAATGATTCATGCTAATGAAACTAACTTCTAGTAGTAGTATAAAGAAACAAGTCTATCCATTGATGGTAGAACTGAAAActgttagagaattttttttggaGATCAATCTAGCAGTTCCATGCAAGTTAGAAAACGAATTACAACATTTGATCCAATAATTCCATTTCAAAATCTGAAAAGATTGTcaaaatcaagcaaaaaaaagatttaaattttttaaagcagcattatttataataaaaaacctACAAGCATTCTAAATATCTAAAAGAGGAGTAATAATTAAATTGTGATATAATTAATGTAACAGATATCATAATACAACCAACTTGGAAATGTATAAAGGATATTTTAAAAGCCTGGAAAATCTTCAAGAAATAATCCAAATGGCCAAAAGCAACCCAAAAAGTAGAGAACATGCACTATGACAACATAAAAGGAAAGAGACGAGAAGAAATGGACAAAGACACTTGATGGAGAGtgaaaagttgttttattttaataatttcaaataaatataaatgaacatTTGCTAAGCAAGTTTAATAATGATGTTGAATATTTCACTTATGGTAAATTATTAAAAAGCAGCCAATCTTTGAAGTTACTGAAATACATGTTAAAATGATGCATATCTTgagttaaacattttttttagttaaGAAAACATTTAATGCTGGCAAAATAATGTGAATAGTTACTAAATGCTTTAAACAGTTAAATAATTAAGTATTTTCCCAGTAATGTAACAGATACTAAACAAGTTACTTATTTGTATTGCTAGTAAATACTGTTTACTATAAAATCAGTCCATCTTTGAAGATACTAAAATGCATGTTAAAATAATACATCTTAGTTGAAACTTTTTTTAGTTAAGAAAACATTTAATGCtagtaaaataaagtaaatactAAGTACTTTAAATAGTTAAACCATTAAGTATATTTTCAGTAATGTAAACATGTactaaacaagtcacttatttGTAATGCTAGTAAATGCTGTttactataaaatatataaaatcagtCCATTTTTGAAGATACTAAAATGCATGTTAAAATAATACATCTTAGTTAAAACTTTTTTTAGTTAAGAAAACATTTAATGCTAGTAAAATAATGTAAATACTAAGTACTTTAAATAGTTAAACCATTAGGTATTTTTTCAGTAACATAAACAGATattaaacaagtcacttatttatattGCTATTTAATATTAGGTttactataaatttttttaaatcagtcaaTCTCTGAAGTTACTAAAATGCTTGTCaaagataaatattatttaaagctttaatattttttccaccaAGAAAACATTTAATGTTGGCAAAGTAATGTAGTTATTTAGTAATTTAAGTAGTTAAGTGAATAAATATTTTCCAGTAATTAAACTGATATTAAGTTATTTACTTCTATTGCTACTCAATATATacttaaatttttcaaaagtcaAGGTGGAGGTCTTTGAGGAACTAATATACACTTTAAAATGATAAACATCTTAATATTTTTTAGTGTAAAGAACTTAATGCTGCCCAAAACATAAAAtactgaaataataatagtatatagtgttttcatccattttgtttttctacaattcttataaacatttaaaaatactcaACAACTAATGAAATTTACAGGTTTTGAAaggtctaattttttttaaagcatctcaaacattttacaaattaaatgaAGTTTTTCTGGTGATGTTTCTTTAGTCTGGATGTATGCAGTTCGAATTATAAACAGGTATCTTTGAGGCATTTTCTCCTGCCTTTGAATATTTTAGAGAGAGGATTTTAGGTCTTATTTTTGTATGCCTGAATTATTCAAATGTCTTACAgattcagtctttttcttttaaatctggtCTTATTTGACCCCTCCACCTTTGGATTCTCATCACGACTGGTACCAGGTTTACATTCATCTAGACCTCGTTTACGGGTGCCACCTTCAGAGCTCTCTTCCCCAGAATCTGGCATTCTAGTGGCTAGATCTGAAAAATCTGACTCATCAcctatttcatcatcatcatcatcatcatcatcatcatcatcatcaaggtTTAAAACCAGCCTGAACGCTTTGTGCTTTTTAGATATTATTCCACTTGGAGGTGGAGAACTATCAAAGCTGTAGCTACGAGCATGGTCCTCAGTGGTAAGTTGTTTCCACTTTTTCCTGACATTTTCATCTCCCATGAGGAATTTTGCCCCTTCAATGACTGCCACGTATGAGAATCTTAGCTGTTCTGGGGTCTGAATAAGTCCCATCCGGTACTTTCTCAGGCTCACCAGTACTTTTCTGATATTCAGGGAAAAGGGATGTTCTTTCTTCTCCATCAGGACCAAACAGGTATCAATCAGAGCAAAGGTGCCAGAACGCCCAATGCCAGCACTGCAATGAACAACCGCAGGCCCCCGCTCATAGCTGAGGCAGCCAGACTCCCGCAccatgaaaaggaaagagaggaaagaggctGGGGATTCAGGTACCCCAAAATCAGGCCAGTTGTTGTAGTGGAAGTGGGAGATGGCCCGGGCCTCTCCGGTCATTGTGTTCTGCAGACTCAAGTAACGGACTGTGTGGTAGGGCCCCACATCCTCCCCCATCATGTGGACGCTGATGCCCATCTCCTCAAAGAGGAGACTCTCACCTTGGCTGGATGGCCAGTACTGGGAGCACTTGATAGAATCCTTCTCCACCAACCGGTTAAGCATTATCACGGCCTTGCTATCCTGCTGCCACACCATAAGCCAGAAGTGGCTACACGTATTGGGCAGGGGACCCTGGGTTAGAATATAGCTCCTCTGGGCTTCTTCTACCATGACGAAGTTGGCGTTGATGTAGTCGTTCTGCATGTCTCCGCTCCCGCCTTTGTCGCCGCTGGTTCCGCTCAAGGATCCGCATGACAAACCGGAATCCCCGGCCACGGCCAAGGCCAAGCCCAGCCCCGGGTGGAAGCCCCCCCCAGGGGCTCGGGTCGCTGCCCTCAGGCGAACCCTGCTGTGGTCGTAGGGGCTCACGTCTCGGTAGCGGTTGCGGGGCCTGTTCTCTGGTGCTCGAGCTACTCGGTATGGGTAGTCGTGACACTGGTTCCCCACCTCCAGGTAGGCCTGTGGCCACCCGTTGCTCCTGTCCAGCGCCTCCAGCTCTCGCTCCACGTGCATTGCGGTGCCCAAAACGGCGGCTCCGTACCCTGATACCAACAtagcctcttcctcttcttctaccAGGTCCTCGTCTGTGCCAACGGATGCCATGGAGACTAGGGACGTTGGCGTTGCCACCACCGAGGACGAGGAGGTTTTGGTGATGTTCGGCGTAGCGCTGCATGAGGTCATCTCGCATTCGCTGATCTCCATGTCTTTGGGGGACTCGGGGGTTGACATCTCTGCGGGTCTGGTGACGGTGGCCCAGGATAGGGGAAGGCCTGCGGACTCGGCGGAGGCGGGGGATGATGCCAGGAGACGGTGGCCCCGATTTAGGCCGGGACCCAAAAGAGACAACTGAGGCTCGGCCCCTGGCCTCGACTGTGGCACGGGAGGGTGGGGATGGGACGTGAGAGCAGCTGGAAGTAAATGGCCGCTGCTCAGGAGGAGGAGGTTTGGGCTATGGTGGCGGCGGAGGCAACGGAGGCAGTGGAAgcggaggaggaggaaggaggaggagaaggagaaggaggaggcggCGGAGGTGGAGGTTGAGGCAGTCTACAAGTGCAGGTGATGATAGAGGAGGCCTCGAGGGCAGTCGCCCAAGGCGGGGACCCCACTAGACCTGGCTAACCCCAGGGGAGAGGTCAGGGAGGGACACTCACTCAGTCTCTGTTACTGCGCACCTGACCGAAGACGACCAACTGAACTAACAAACCAAGGACCGAGAGGCCTTAGCAACAGTACCTGGAAATGACGTCACCAAGGGGAGATACCAACGAAGCGGCGGGGACGTTCGATGAAAGATGGTACTGTCCAGTCAGCGCAGGCCGCAGGTGGGGGAGGGGCGGGCGAAAGTTCTGAGGTGGAGAAAAGtcaatggggaagagaaaagtcTCTGAGGCCGGAAAAGTCTCTTGAGGAGAAAGTTTTTGAGTAGAGGAAAAGTCCCGAGAGCTGATGGAAAATCAGCTGTGGAGAAGGTGAGGTGAAAAGTCTTTGAGGAGGCGAGGTGGAGAGGCAGAAAGTCTCCGGAAGAGCTGAAGGAAAATCAGCTCCGGAGAAGGCGAAAAGTCTCTAGGGtggcaaaactgaaaaaaatcaaggtGGGGAAAAGTCGCTGAgaacaaaaaaaatctctgaggAGAAAAAGTCTTCTGGGAGATCAAAAAATCTCCGAGATCAGTCTCTGAAAAGGCCAACGGTCTCTGAGGAGAAAGTCTCCCAGGAGAATGGTCTCCTGGGAGACtttcaaaaagaacaaaaaaagccTTCGAAGATAACGGTCTCTGAGAACAAAAAACCTCCAAGGAGAACAAAAAGGTCCAAAAGGACAAAAAATTATTGAGGAACAGAAAATCTCTGGGTAAGAGAGTCTCTGAGGAGGAAAGCGGTCCCTGAGTAAGCAATAGCTAGGCTCGAGGACAGCGGTAAAGGGACCTGGGCAGCAAGATGGCTACTCAGTTTACCGCCTGGTCACGTTCCTGAGCATGCGCaatgcctcccctccccctcctacaTTCTCACCTTCAAAATAAAAGTTGGCTGAGGAGAATTGAGCCCTGAGATTTCATACAATGGGGTGTAGTTCCTCACCCCCAGTCCCTTCAATAGAAACTCTACCAGTTCGAGGCAAGGGCAGCCACTCAGCCTTTTTAAAGATTTGACTACATATGAAGGGAGAAAACAATCCTTAAAGTTATAGAGTTCATTCAATAAGAGGAAGCCATAATTCATGAGGACCCTTGGGGATAGGGGCCCTGAATGCGGTCCTAGATCCAGTCTCTTATTTTGTCTTCCCCTGACACAAAGTTGCTCAAGGTAAAGGGTTGTTATGACTCACTGGGCTGGGAGTCCTAGAAGAGAGAAAACCCTTTAGATGAAAAGTTTTAGGGAGAATTCTCATATACCCCAAAGAGTTCAAGATTAAGCAAAGGAcagttcgtgtgtgtgtgtgtgtgtgtgtgtgtgtgtgtgtgtgtgtgtgtgtgtgtagtaacGTTCTGGGCCCAGAACCCACCTCCAGCACTGTCTCTTGCTATTTTTTTGTGGGTTACCCACCTCAAATGTGAGAGGAGTAAGGACAAGAGCTCTATCCCTCTTCCCCAAATAGAGGTGGGTATCGAATCTCAGTTATCTCAAAATATATAAAGTGCCTTATAAGCTGTAAGGTTGAAGGCATTTTTCATACCTTATATTGGTTTATTCTCCGAACCACCTTGCAAGGGAAATGCTACCCTTATTATCCCCCTTTTGTACTGATGTACCGAGGCTCAGAAATAAGGTGACTTGCCTTTTTTGTGTGTCCTGGACCCTTTTGGCCATCACCTGGTGAAGTCTCTAGACCCCGTCCCAGAGTGAGgtttttaagtgtataaaataGCATTCCAACAGAAACCAATGATGTCAAAATAaaggtataatttttttctcattcaaggTCACTGGATTCCCCCAAATCTGTCCCTAGAACACAAGGTaagaatcccaatactatacaaagcaGCCTATCTAAAGTTGtctctcttctcactttccttcACACCCCTCCTATTTCATCATAGGGAACTCCTAGTGTGGAGGCTACTTCCTTCAGTGTGGATAACCACCTCCTCAATCATTGTTTTAACTTGCCATCTCCACTACTTTAGTCTGCCCAAACTGTTTTTCCAGACTCCAAGGCTTACCTGTTAATTATATACAGTAGTTCTGCCTCTTATGAATGCCAGTGATGGCTATTATCTGTATCAAGTAGGATTCCAGTTTTCAGACAAAAGtcagattctcttttttttttccaccctTCATCCTAGCAAGTGTTGCTATTGTTTTTACAAGGTCTGGAAAGAAGTGTTTCTGCTTTTAAAATTGAGAGATCACAACCATTTCCAGGAAACTCTTGACtataaataaatcaacaaataggtAGATAAATACAAGGTCatagattaaaa
Above is a genomic segment from Monodelphis domestica isolate mMonDom1 chromosome X, mMonDom1.pri, whole genome shotgun sequence containing:
- the LOC100022011 gene encoding tyrosine-protein phosphatase non-receptor type 2-like, which encodes MSTPESPKDMEISECEMTSCSATPNITKTSSSSVVATPTSLVSMASVGTDEDLVEEEEEAMLVSGYGAAVLGTAMHVERELEALDRSNGWPQAYLEVGNQCHDYPYRVARAPENRPRNRYRDVSPYDHSRVRLRAATRAPGGGFHPGLGLALAVAGDSGLSCGSLSGTSGDKGGSGDMQNDYINANFVMVEEAQRSYILTQGPLPNTCSHFWLMVWQQDSKAVIMLNRLVEKDSIKCSQYWPSSQGESLLFEEMGISVHMMGEDVGPYHTVRYLSLQNTMTGEARAISHFHYNNWPDFGVPESPASFLSFLFMVRESGCLSYERGPAVVHCSAGIGRSGTFALIDTCLVLMEKKEHPFSLNIRKVLVSLRKYRMGLIQTPEQLRFSYVAVIEGAKFLMGDENVRKKWKQLTTEDHARSYSFDSSPPPSGIISKKHKAFRLVLNLDDDDDDDDDDDDEIGDESDFSDLATRMPDSGEESSEGGTRKRGLDECKPGTSRDENPKVEGSNKTRFKRKRLNL